A single region of the Abyssisolibacter fermentans genome encodes:
- a CDS encoding ABC transporter ATP-binding protein, whose translation MEKKNNLGKFMRLLRTFPKKPCFIIGLICTVFIAVTNIVTSYIIKEFLDAATNKDMMHFKQTLYLGAIVFLIETLLVYFKNKLYGIYTESGITKLRKQMAEKAVCIPISKLEEKHSGDYVSRATNDINKIKTFLSTSVSEMILIPLSAIGALIYLCILNWKLTVISLLLTPVLIIGSSILSAPIGKISKELQEKLGKVNSIVQDVIGGIEISKAYNLEESLGKKHDDVVNDSVASGKRLAKTMSVLQSFSLILGIIPFFTTFIIGGYWAIEGTMTVGSLLAFMDLLNYLTNPVSYFPRLVGELKSNLAAVDRVFEIIDTVEERKDGSNFDIVKASNMISFNNVAFSYPDNDNTVLNGLSFTVRNGESVALVGPSGGGKSTIINLLLGYYDNYSGKIKVGDKELKQWNLNGLRNCSALVAQDTFLFPETIKENINYGKLDAKSEKIIQATKSANADAFVNEFEKGYETVVGQLGNTLSGGQKQRLSIARAILKDAPILLLDEATSALDTESEALVQEALENFIESKTSLIIAHRLSTIKNVDKILVLKDGIIVEEGSHDELIDLNGVYTELYNKQLKNQELTLRKEVV comes from the coding sequence TTGGAGAAAAAGAACAACTTAGGAAAATTCATGAGATTACTAAGAACTTTTCCTAAGAAACCCTGTTTTATTATTGGGCTAATATGTACAGTCTTTATAGCAGTTACAAACATAGTCACATCTTATATTATAAAAGAATTTTTAGATGCAGCTACTAATAAGGATATGATGCATTTTAAACAAACACTATACCTTGGAGCTATTGTTTTTTTGATTGAGACTTTATTAGTCTATTTTAAAAATAAGCTATATGGAATATATACTGAATCTGGAATAACTAAACTAAGAAAGCAGATGGCTGAGAAAGCTGTATGCATTCCTATTAGCAAGCTAGAAGAAAAGCATTCAGGGGATTATGTATCTAGGGCAACAAATGATATTAACAAAATAAAGACATTTTTATCTACATCAGTATCAGAGATGATACTAATTCCTCTTTCTGCAATAGGAGCTTTGATATACCTCTGTATATTGAATTGGAAGCTGACTGTAATAAGTTTATTATTAACTCCTGTATTAATAATAGGCTCGAGCATCTTAAGTGCACCTATAGGTAAAATAAGCAAGGAGCTTCAAGAAAAGCTCGGGAAGGTAAATTCCATAGTACAAGATGTAATTGGAGGAATAGAGATTTCCAAGGCATATAATCTTGAAGAAAGCCTTGGAAAAAAACATGATGATGTTGTTAATGATAGCGTGGCAAGTGGGAAACGTCTTGCAAAGACAATGTCAGTATTACAAAGCTTTTCTTTAATATTAGGAATAATACCTTTTTTTACAACATTTATTATAGGTGGATATTGGGCTATAGAAGGCACTATGACTGTAGGTAGTTTACTAGCATTCATGGATTTACTAAATTATTTGACTAATCCGGTAAGTTATTTTCCTAGACTAGTGGGAGAGCTAAAGAGTAACCTGGCAGCTGTAGATAGAGTCTTTGAAATAATCGATACAGTAGAGGAAAGGAAAGATGGTTCTAATTTTGATATAGTTAAAGCTTCAAATATGATTAGCTTCAATAATGTAGCATTCTCTTATCCTGATAATGATAATACTGTATTAAATGGTCTCAGCTTTACTGTAAGAAATGGAGAATCAGTTGCCTTAGTAGGACCAAGTGGTGGAGGGAAAAGTACAATTATTAATCTATTGCTTGGATACTATGATAATTACAGCGGCAAAATAAAAGTAGGGGATAAGGAGCTTAAGCAGTGGAATTTAAATGGTCTTAGGAATTGCTCTGCACTAGTTGCTCAAGATACATTTCTTTTTCCTGAAACAATAAAAGAAAATATTAATTATGGTAAGCTAGATGCTAAGAGTGAAAAAATCATTCAGGCTACTAAAAGTGCCAATGCAGATGCCTTCGTAAACGAATTTGAAAAGGGGTATGAAACAGTTGTAGGACAATTAGGAAACACCCTTTCTGGAGGGCAAAAACAAAGATTATCCATAGCTAGGGCGATATTAAAGGATGCACCAATACTTTTACTAGATGAAGCAACATCTGCCCTAGATACAGAATCTGAGGCATTAGTTCAAGAAGCACTTGAAAACTTCATAGAAAGTAAAACCAGCTTAATCATAGCCCATAGACTATCGACTATAAAAAACGTAGACAAAATTCTGGTCTTAAAGGATGGAATAATTGTTGAAGAAGGAAGTCACGATGAATTAATAGATTTAAATGGAGTCTACACTGAGCTTTATAACAAGCAACTTAAAAATCAAGAATTGACACTAAGAAAAGAGGTGGTGTAA